One genomic region from Flexibacter flexilis DSM 6793 encodes:
- a CDS encoding choice-of-anchor L domain-containing protein — MKKTLFALGTILLCGASVSAQSVSVKPVNSTTYPLIDSIINKLAGSGVVISNVKTNLGSGSTSVTSNALGSFKANDGIVGKSGASIKNGVLLTTGLVSGASGTSTVNSSTSNGLSSNGNNNGLNGNTLLTGILPTSTTLNDVCVVQFDFIPVSDSISFNYVFASEEYNAFVGTDFNDVFGLFIKGPGIVTQAGLPANTRNIAVLPSTSTNSNIVSINNVNAGNGMNASASNSSYYINNDNTEGTYISSPVDNSRSNNLRYDGLTKKLTAKAAVFPCQTYTLTFAIADVQDGIFDSGVFIENGSLSSFGNIIVPMMPTISKQTINCNQTVLSVAAADTAYSNFVWSNGQTGTSITVSGAGTYSVVRNYQRCPNIPAIVLPPASVQVGIPSTPPAPAISQDALPCYVGLFVIPDSTQADYMWYYNGNIVPNVHTNWLDSAEAGTYTVQYISTSGCTSEVSAPLAVQVGNPNATLTVTGTTLSVPAAANTTYQWYKDGELIQGATQASYTALTTGVYSVQITSLGCMISTQGTLIEMVGGIKGKDIGHLVKVYPSPATDGKVNVEVDNLHDAQLTITNELGQSIKQMIINQQHTTFALKQGVYFLKIQSREGVSIQKLVVE, encoded by the coding sequence ATGAAAAAAACATTATTTGCCTTAGGCACAATCTTGCTTTGTGGGGCATCTGTCTCTGCTCAAAGTGTCTCTGTAAAACCCGTGAACAGCACAACTTATCCTCTGATTGACTCTATTATTAATAAACTGGCTGGTTCGGGTGTCGTGATTAGCAATGTAAAAACCAATTTAGGTAGTGGTTCTACTTCCGTTACTTCTAATGCTTTAGGTTCTTTTAAAGCCAATGATGGCATTGTAGGGAAGTCTGGAGCAAGTATCAAGAATGGCGTGTTACTTACTACGGGCTTGGTATCTGGAGCTTCAGGTACATCAACCGTAAATTCATCCACCAGCAATGGATTAAGCAGCAATGGCAATAATAATGGTTTGAATGGCAATACATTATTGACTGGGATTTTACCTACCTCCACCACCTTAAATGATGTTTGTGTTGTGCAGTTTGACTTTATTCCTGTTTCAGACTCCATATCTTTTAATTATGTATTTGCTTCAGAGGAATATAATGCCTTTGTAGGAACTGATTTTAATGATGTATTTGGATTGTTTATCAAAGGGCCTGGTATCGTAACACAAGCAGGTTTGCCAGCCAACACCCGCAATATTGCAGTGCTGCCAAGTACGTCCACTAATTCTAATATAGTTTCTATCAATAACGTAAATGCAGGGAATGGAATGAATGCGTCAGCGTCTAATTCTTCTTATTACATCAACAATGATAATACAGAAGGAACTTATATTTCTTCGCCTGTAGATAATTCGCGTAGCAATAACTTGCGCTATGATGGCCTTACGAAAAAACTTACAGCCAAAGCGGCGGTATTTCCTTGCCAAACTTATACACTTACTTTCGCGATTGCAGATGTACAAGATGGTATCTTTGACTCAGGTGTTTTTATTGAAAATGGCAGTTTGAGTAGTTTTGGAAATATTATTGTGCCTATGATGCCAACCATTAGTAAACAAACGATTAATTGTAATCAAACGGTATTGAGTGTGGCTGCTGCTGATACGGCGTATTCTAATTTTGTATGGAGCAATGGCCAAACGGGTACAAGTATTACGGTCTCTGGTGCAGGAACATATAGCGTAGTAAGAAACTACCAACGTTGTCCCAATATACCAGCTATTGTTTTGCCGCCTGCATCGGTACAAGTAGGTATTCCATCTACACCACCAGCACCCGCTATTTCTCAGGATGCACTTCCTTGCTATGTTGGTTTATTTGTGATTCCAGACAGTACCCAAGCCGACTATATGTGGTATTATAACGGAAACATCGTACCTAATGTACATACTAACTGGTTGGATTCTGCCGAAGCAGGAACTTATACGGTACAATACATTAGTACAAGCGGTTGTACTTCGGAAGTTTCTGCTCCATTGGCTGTGCAAGTAGGAAACCCCAATGCAACGCTTACCGTTACGGGCACTACGTTGTCTGTACCTGCCGCCGCCAATACTACCTACCAATGGTACAAAGATGGAGAACTGATACAAGGAGCTACGCAAGCCTCTTATACGGCTCTCACGACGGGCGTTTATTCGGTACAAATCACGTCTTTGGGTTGTATGATTTCTACACAAGGCACACTCATCGAGATGGTGGGCGGCATCAAAGGCAAAGACATTGGCCATTTGGTAAAAGTGTATCCGAGTCCTGCTACCGACGGAAAAGTAAATGTGGAGGTTGATAATTTACACGATGCCCAACTAACCATTACCAATGAGTTAGGCCAAAGCATCAAACAAATGATTATCAATCAACAACATACAACATTTGCACTCAAGCAAGGCGTTTATTTCCTCAAAATCCAAAGCCGTGAGGGCGTTAGCATTCAAAAATTGGTAGTAGAATAA